A portion of the Cellulophaga algicola DSM 14237 genome contains these proteins:
- a CDS encoding BrxA/BrxB family bacilliredoxin, giving the protein MYPAELVKPMREDLASAGFEELHTAEAVEKAVNAEGTTLVVVNSVCGCAAANARPAAKFSLTNGKKPDHIVTVFAGVDFDAVDKARSLMVPFPPSSPSMALFKNGELVHMIERHHIEGRPAEVIADNLMAAYDEFC; this is encoded by the coding sequence ATGTATCCTGCAGAATTAGTAAAACCGATGAGAGAAGACCTAGCATCTGCTGGGTTTGAAGAATTACATACCGCTGAAGCAGTAGAAAAAGCTGTTAATGCAGAAGGAACAACACTAGTAGTTGTAAATTCTGTTTGTGGCTGTGCCGCAGCAAATGCAAGACCAGCAGCAAAATTTAGTTTAACCAACGGCAAAAAACCAGATCATATTGTTACTGTTTTTGCTGGTGTAGATTTTGACGCTGTTGATAAAGCTAGAAGCTTAATGGTACCATTTCCTCCTTCATCGCCAAGTATGGCTTTGTTTAAAAACGGAGAATTGGTTCATATGATTGAGCGTCACCACATTGAAGGTAGACCAGCAGAAGTTATTGCAGACAATTTAATGGCTGCTTACGACGAATTCTGTTAA
- a CDS encoding tellurite resistance TerB family protein — protein sequence MKWILLIVIFYILQKVFSKAKKSNFSQNAKSVSPEDFELNLLSLCSIVIKADGKVSQSEMEYVQRYFVATYGKDKANAIFRTFNDVIKKREVSAQRICDYMNQRTRVEVRLQLIHFLFAIAQADGSVSGAEINKIQEIAGYLRIGHNEFESIKAMFIKSADNAYKILEIEKSATDDEVKKAYRTMAKKYHPDRVITDNEAIKKGAEEKFKEVQIAYETIQKERGVN from the coding sequence ATGAAATGGATTTTACTTATCGTTATATTTTATATCCTCCAAAAAGTATTTAGTAAAGCAAAAAAATCAAATTTTTCGCAAAACGCTAAATCTGTAAGTCCGGAAGATTTTGAATTAAATTTACTTTCGCTCTGCTCTATTGTTATTAAGGCAGATGGGAAAGTGAGCCAGAGTGAGATGGAATATGTACAACGTTATTTTGTGGCTACGTATGGCAAGGATAAAGCCAATGCTATATTTAGAACTTTTAATGATGTTATAAAAAAGAGAGAAGTATCTGCGCAACGTATTTGTGATTATATGAATCAACGCACGCGGGTAGAGGTGCGTTTACAGCTTATTCACTTCTTATTTGCAATAGCGCAAGCAGATGGTTCTGTTAGCGGTGCAGAAATAAATAAAATACAGGAGATTGCAGGCTATCTAAGAATTGGACACAATGAATTTGAAAGCATTAAAGCCATGTTCATTAAATCTGCAGATAATGCATATAAAATCTTAGAGATAGAAAAATCTGCTACAGATGATGAGGTTAAAAAAGCCTATAGAACAATGGCTAAAAAATACCATCCAGATCGTGTTATTACAGATAATGAAGCGATTAAGAAAGGCGCAGAGGAAAAATTTAAAGAAGTGCAAATCGCTTATGAAACCATCCAAAAAGAACGCGGGGTAAATTAA
- a CDS encoding HupE/UreJ family protein gives MEDFWFYTKMGLDHVLDLSAYDHILFLAALAIPFTFKSWKKVLVLASIFTFTHCLSLALSTFDIIVVDVNFIEFLIPVTIFLTAIFNLIYVRTDIHHKSILLHAVATACFGLIHGFGFSNYFKMLMAEEEDKVTPLLGFALGIELSQLIIVIAVLVLAWILQNRFKLKQSIYIIIASIVVLLITIPMLVNTFPF, from the coding sequence ATGGAAGATTTTTGGTTTTACACTAAAATGGGTTTAGATCACGTGTTAGATCTCTCTGCCTACGATCATATTTTGTTTTTAGCAGCTTTAGCAATTCCGTTTACCTTTAAAAGTTGGAAGAAAGTATTGGTTTTGGCCTCTATTTTTACGTTTACCCATTGCTTATCTTTGGCCTTGTCTACGTTTGATATCATAGTGGTTGATGTAAATTTTATTGAATTTTTAATTCCAGTGACCATATTTCTTACGGCAATTTTTAATTTAATCTATGTAAGAACAGACATTCATCACAAAAGTATTCTATTGCATGCAGTGGCAACGGCTTGTTTTGGTTTAATACATGGCTTCGGTTTTTCAAATTATTTTAAAATGTTGATGGCGGAAGAAGAGGATAAGGTAACGCCTTTATTAGGCTTTGCTTTAGGGATAGAACTTTCGCAATTAATTATTGTGATAGCTGTTTTAGTTTTAGCTTGGATACTGCAAAATAGGTTCAAGTTGAAACAATCAATATATATTATAATCGCTTCTATAGTGGTACTTTTAATCACAATTCCAATGTTGGTGAATACTTTTCCTTTTTGA
- a CDS encoding deoxycytidylate deaminase codes for MKDSKQKKYDKAYLRMASEWGKLSFCKRKQVGAIIVKDRMIISDGYNGTPTGFENQCEDGDGYTKWYVLHAEANAISKVAASTQSCNGATLYITLSPCKECSKLIHQSGIKRVVYQNGYKDDSGLQFLQKAGVELVHLPEIKENIS; via the coding sequence ATGAAAGATAGTAAACAAAAAAAATACGATAAGGCCTATCTAAGGATGGCTAGTGAATGGGGAAAATTATCGTTCTGTAAAAGAAAACAAGTTGGGGCTATTATTGTAAAAGATAGGATGATTATTTCCGATGGCTATAATGGTACACCAACGGGTTTTGAAAACCAATGTGAAGATGGAGACGGTTATACAAAATGGTATGTTTTACATGCAGAAGCCAATGCAATATCTAAAGTAGCAGCATCAACACAATCTTGTAATGGAGCTACATTATACATTACTTTATCGCCTTGTAAGGAGTGCAGTAAATTAATACATCAATCTGGCATAAAACGTGTTGTATATCAAAACGGGTATAAAGATGATTCTGGGCTTCAATTTTTACAAAAAGCAGGAGTAGAATTGGTTCATCTACCTGAAATTAAAGAAAATATATCGTAG